A genomic window from Rhizobium sp. EC-SD404 includes:
- the tpiA gene encoding triose-phosphate isomerase has product MTPGIRPLVAGNWKMNGLRDNLGELKAIIDGVNAPSLEMIDALICPPATLVYVATALAEDSDLAIGAQDCHWNNSGAHTGDISAEMIADCLATHVIVGHSERRADHGEDDATVVRKAEAAWEAGLVAIICIGETEAERKAGDTLAVLGRQLAGSVPDGAEADITVIAYEPVWAIGTGLTPTADDVAEAHAFIRETLVSRFKGEGAAMRILYGGSVKPSNARELMAVHNVDGALVGGASLKADDFLAICGAYNDI; this is encoded by the coding sequence ATGACACCTGGGATCAGGCCACTTGTGGCAGGCAATTGGAAGATGAACGGTCTTCGGGACAATCTCGGCGAGCTGAAAGCCATCATCGATGGCGTGAACGCCCCTTCGCTGGAGATGATCGATGCCCTCATCTGCCCGCCGGCGACGCTCGTCTACGTGGCGACGGCACTGGCCGAAGACAGCGATCTCGCCATCGGCGCGCAGGATTGCCACTGGAACAACTCCGGCGCCCACACCGGCGATATTTCCGCTGAGATGATTGCGGATTGCCTAGCGACGCACGTGATCGTCGGCCACTCGGAACGTCGCGCCGACCACGGTGAGGACGATGCAACCGTAGTGCGGAAGGCAGAAGCCGCCTGGGAAGCTGGCCTTGTGGCCATCATCTGCATTGGCGAGACGGAAGCGGAGCGAAAAGCGGGCGACACGCTGGCGGTTCTCGGTCGACAGCTGGCTGGCTCAGTCCCTGATGGCGCCGAGGCCGATATCACGGTCATTGCCTACGAGCCCGTCTGGGCTATCGGAACGGGCCTGACGCCGACGGCCGACGATGTCGCCGAGGCCCATGCTTTCATCCGCGAAACGCTGGTTAGCCGTTTCAAAGGCGAGGGCGCCGCCATGCGTATTCTCTATGGTGGCTCCGTGAAACCATCGAACGCGCGCGAGCTTATGGCGGTCCATAATGTCGATGGTGCACTGGTCGGCGGTGCGAGCTTGAAAGCTGATGATTTCCTCGCCATCTGTGGCGCATATAACGATATCTGA
- the secG gene encoding preprotein translocase subunit SecG has protein sequence MQTVLIVIHLMIVLALVAVVLLQRSEGGGLGIGGGGGNMMASRSSGNALTRITGILALAFFVTSLTLGILARYEQGPSSILDRIEGQTEGTGAGILDQLGGPAPETETAPDGESDIPSLPSSEPAPQTDVPAADAPVDEAPSSDAPDVDAPAAVDDAPTKGEDAPAAPSDTDAAPAAEDAPAPNSVPTGQ, from the coding sequence ATGCAGACCGTCTTGATCGTCATCCATCTCATGATCGTGCTCGCGCTGGTCGCGGTCGTGCTTCTCCAGCGTTCCGAAGGGGGCGGCCTGGGGATCGGCGGCGGTGGCGGCAACATGATGGCGTCGCGGTCGTCGGGCAATGCGCTGACGCGGATCACCGGCATCCTGGCGCTCGCCTTCTTCGTCACTTCGCTGACGCTCGGCATCCTCGCCCGTTACGAGCAGGGTCCCTCGAGCATCCTCGACCGAATCGAAGGTCAGACGGAAGGCACCGGCGCGGGCATCCTGGACCAATTGGGCGGCCCGGCTCCTGAAACTGAAACCGCGCCGGATGGCGAGAGCGATATCCCGTCCTTGCCATCGAGCGAGCCCGCACCGCAGACCGACGTGCCCGCAGCGGATGCGCCGGTTGACGAAGCACCGTCGTCCGATGCGCCGGATGTTGACGCACCTGCCGCGGTCGACGACGCGCCCACAAAAGGCGAAGACGCCCCGGCTGCGCCGTCAGACACCGACGCTGCGCCAGCCGCAGAAGACGCACCGGCACCGAATTCGGTCCCGACCGGCCAGTAA
- a CDS encoding CTP synthase: MARYVFITGGVVSSLGKGIASAALGALLQARGYRVRLKKLDPYLNVDPGTMSPTQHGEVFVTDDGAETDLDLGHYERFTGRSAMQSDNITTGRIYKNIIDKERRGDYLGATVQVIPHVTNEIKNFVLEGNEDYDFVLCEIGGTVGDIEAMPFVEAIRQLGNDVPRGNAIYVHLTLMPFIAAAGELKTKPTQHSVKELQALGIAPDILLVRADRDIPVDERRKLSLFCNVRPSAVIQALDVASIYDVPMAYHKEGLDGEVLAAFGIEPAPKPRLERWEDVAHRIRTPEGEVTIAVVGKYTGLKDAYKSLIEALYHGGIANRVKVNLEWIESEIFEKEDPSPWLEKVHGILVPGGFGERGSEGKILAARFARERKVPYFGICFGMQMAVLEAARSLAGIEKASSTEFGPSKDPVVGLMTEWLKGNMLEKRSAAGDLGGTMRLGAYVAHLKPGTKIAEIYGTGEISERHRHRYEVNVDYKDQLESCGLTFSGMSPDGVLPETIEYADHPWFIGVQYHPELKSRPLEPHPLFASFIEAAVEQSRLF, encoded by the coding sequence ATGGCGCGATATGTTTTCATCACAGGCGGCGTGGTCTCCTCCCTCGGCAAGGGCATCGCTTCCGCAGCTCTCGGTGCACTCCTTCAGGCGCGCGGTTACCGCGTGCGGCTGAAGAAGCTGGATCCCTATCTCAATGTCGATCCGGGCACCATGAGCCCGACGCAGCACGGCGAAGTGTTCGTTACGGACGATGGCGCCGAGACCGACCTCGATCTCGGTCACTACGAGCGCTTCACCGGGCGTTCCGCCATGCAGTCGGACAACATCACGACCGGGCGCATCTACAAGAACATCATCGACAAGGAACGGCGCGGCGACTATCTCGGCGCCACCGTCCAGGTCATTCCGCACGTTACCAACGAGATCAAGAACTTCGTGCTTGAAGGCAACGAGGACTATGATTTCGTGCTGTGCGAAATCGGCGGCACCGTCGGCGACATCGAGGCGATGCCCTTCGTCGAGGCGATCCGCCAGCTCGGCAACGATGTGCCGCGTGGCAATGCGATTTACGTCCACCTGACTTTGATGCCATTCATCGCGGCCGCGGGTGAACTGAAGACGAAGCCGACGCAGCATTCGGTGAAGGAACTGCAGGCGCTCGGCATCGCTCCGGACATCCTGCTCGTGCGCGCCGACCGCGACATCCCGGTCGATGAGCGCCGCAAGCTGTCGCTTTTTTGCAATGTTCGCCCGTCCGCCGTCATCCAGGCGCTCGACGTGGCCTCGATCTACGATGTGCCGATGGCCTACCACAAGGAAGGTCTCGACGGCGAAGTGCTCGCAGCCTTCGGCATCGAGCCGGCGCCGAAGCCGCGTCTGGAACGCTGGGAAGACGTGGCCCACCGCATCCGCACGCCGGAAGGCGAGGTGACCATCGCGGTGGTCGGCAAGTACACCGGATTGAAGGATGCCTATAAGTCGCTGATCGAAGCGCTTTATCACGGCGGTATCGCCAACCGCGTGAAGGTCAATCTCGAATGGATCGAATCGGAAATCTTCGAGAAGGAAGATCCGTCGCCCTGGCTGGAGAAGGTACACGGCATCCTCGTGCCCGGCGGCTTCGGTGAGCGCGGTTCGGAAGGCAAAATACTCGCCGCCCGCTTCGCTCGCGAGCGCAAGGTGCCGTATTTCGGCATTTGCTTCGGTATGCAGATGGCCGTGCTGGAAGCGGCCCGTTCGCTGGCCGGCATCGAAAAGGCGTCTTCGACCGAGTTCGGTCCGTCAAAGGACCCGGTCGTCGGCCTGATGACCGAATGGCTGAAGGGCAACATGTTGGAGAAGCGCTCCGCGGCCGGCGATCTCGGCGGCACGATGCGCCTCGGTGCCTATGTCGCGCATCTCAAGCCTGGCACGAAGATCGCCGAGATTTACGGCACGGGTGAAATCTCCGAGCGCCATCGCCACCGCTACGAGGTCAATGTCGACTACAAGGACCAACTCGAAAGCTGCGGCCTGACATTCTCAGGCATGTCGCCGGACGGTGTCCTGCCGGAAACGATCGAGTACGCGGATCACCCGTGGTTCATCGGTGTGCAGTACCATCCCGAACTGAAGAGCCGACCGCTCGAGCCGCATCCGCTCTTTGCAAGCTTCATCGAAGCGGCCGTCGAGCAAAGCCGGCTGTTCTAG
- a CDS encoding VOC family protein, with translation MNASSQITRPLDHLVLPVSDLATARSRYEALGFTVAPRGEHPFGTENACVFFKGGTFLEPLAVADREVCEAEARAGNVFVGRDQAYRFRRGQDGFSAIVMGSEDADRDDAEFTEAGLSAGRMLSFSRKFKTPAGEEGEAAFKLSFAADPRAPDAYFFTCQRINVPAVDRSALESHLNGVVAIREVIAVEENPSDFQYLLQEIAGTRNVEAHSFGISVDATNARLSVLTPAGLEGYFGAKTEGRERGIHLTAVIFTVADLAACQAHISRSGIATRTSGNRLIVDRAAGQGAIFIFEEA, from the coding sequence ATGAACGCATCCTCGCAGATCACCCGTCCGCTCGACCACCTGGTCCTTCCCGTCTCCGATCTCGCAACGGCGCGCAGCCGCTACGAGGCGCTTGGCTTTACGGTCGCGCCGCGCGGCGAGCACCCGTTCGGCACAGAAAACGCCTGCGTGTTCTTCAAGGGCGGAACGTTTCTCGAGCCTTTGGCCGTCGCCGACCGGGAAGTCTGCGAAGCCGAAGCGCGTGCTGGAAACGTTTTCGTCGGCCGGGACCAGGCCTACAGGTTCCGCCGCGGACAGGATGGCTTCTCCGCGATCGTGATGGGGAGCGAAGACGCCGATCGCGACGATGCCGAGTTTACGGAGGCCGGGCTGTCTGCCGGGCGGATGCTCAGCTTCTCGCGCAAGTTCAAGACACCGGCAGGCGAGGAAGGCGAGGCGGCCTTCAAGCTCTCCTTCGCGGCCGACCCGCGTGCGCCAGACGCGTATTTCTTCACCTGCCAGCGCATCAACGTTCCGGCCGTGGACCGTTCGGCCCTGGAAAGCCACCTCAACGGTGTCGTGGCCATCCGTGAGGTGATTGCGGTCGAAGAAAACCCATCCGATTTCCAGTACCTGCTTCAGGAAATCGCCGGCACGCGAAACGTCGAGGCCCATTCCTTCGGAATTTCGGTCGATGCCACCAACGCCCGTCTTTCCGTGCTGACGCCCGCCGGGCTCGAAGGCTACTTTGGCGCGAAGACGGAGGGTCGCGAGCGCGGCATCCATCTGACCGCCGTCATCTTCACTGTCGCCGATCTGGCCGCGTGCCAGGCGCATATCTCACGGTCCGGCATCGCGACCCGCACCTCCGGCAACCGGCTGATCGTCGACCGCGCGGCCGGCCAAGGTGCAATCTTTATCTTCGAGGAGGCGTAA
- the kdsA gene encoding 3-deoxy-8-phosphooctulonate synthase, translating to MASPASIVNAGNVAFDNSGPLSLIAGPCQMESRDHAFDLAGQLKTLCAELGIGLVYKSSFDKANRTSIGGKRGIGLEKSLEVFADIKREFDLPVLTDVHTEEQCAVVGEVVDILQIPAFLSRQTDLLIAAAKTGRVVNIKKGQFLAPWDMKNVLAKVTESGNPNVLLTERGASFGYNTLVSDMRSLPIMAALGAPVVFDATHSVQQPGGQGGSTGGQREFVETLARAAVAVGVAGVFIETHEDPDNAPSDGPNMVPIKDMRRLLETLMAFDAVAKRAQH from the coding sequence ATGGCAAGCCCTGCAAGCATCGTGAATGCCGGCAATGTCGCATTCGATAATTCGGGCCCGCTCAGCCTGATCGCCGGTCCGTGCCAGATGGAAAGCCGCGACCATGCCTTCGACCTGGCCGGGCAACTGAAGACGCTCTGTGCGGAGTTGGGGATCGGCCTCGTCTACAAATCCTCGTTCGACAAGGCCAATCGCACATCGATCGGCGGCAAGCGCGGCATCGGCCTTGAAAAGAGCCTCGAGGTCTTCGCCGACATCAAGCGTGAGTTCGACCTTCCGGTACTGACCGACGTTCACACCGAAGAGCAGTGTGCCGTCGTCGGAGAAGTGGTGGACATCCTGCAGATCCCGGCGTTTCTCAGCCGCCAGACGGATCTCCTGATCGCCGCCGCCAAGACCGGCCGCGTGGTCAACATCAAGAAGGGCCAGTTCCTCGCGCCCTGGGACATGAAGAACGTGCTCGCCAAGGTGACCGAGAGCGGCAATCCGAACGTGCTCCTGACAGAGCGCGGCGCTTCCTTCGGCTACAACACGCTCGTTTCCGACATGCGCTCGCTGCCGATCATGGCCGCGCTCGGCGCGCCGGTCGTGTTCGATGCCACCCACTCCGTCCAGCAGCCTGGCGGGCAGGGCGGATCAACGGGCGGCCAGCGCGAGTTCGTCGAGACGCTGGCGCGTGCAGCCGTGGCAGTCGGCGTCGCCGGCGTCTTCATCGAAACGCATGAGGACCCGGACAATGCCCCGTCGGACGGCCCGAACATGGTGCCGATCAAGGACATGCGGCGTCTTCTCGAGACCTTGATGGCCTTCGATGCCGTTGCCAAACGGGCACAGCATTAG
- a CDS encoding DUF992 domain-containing protein, with protein sequence MRKIIASAVLGSVALAGASIAHAADIAPVYQDAPVVYQDAGPRDGVRVGYLDCGIGSGVGYVLGSAKSVDCVFRPAAGAAPTDAYTGTIRKLGVDLGFTTNQRMIWAVVAPTAGYHQGSLGGLYKGLTAEATVGAGVGTNVLIGGTAGSVQLQTVSVTGQLGLNVAAAGTSMTLNPVN encoded by the coding sequence ATGAGAAAAATAATCGCCAGCGCAGTGCTGGGATCTGTCGCGCTCGCAGGCGCCTCGATCGCTCACGCTGCCGACATCGCCCCGGTCTACCAGGATGCTCCGGTCGTCTATCAGGATGCCGGTCCGCGTGATGGCGTGCGCGTCGGCTACCTGGATTGCGGTATCGGCAGCGGCGTGGGCTACGTGCTCGGCTCGGCCAAGTCGGTCGATTGCGTGTTCCGCCCGGCTGCCGGTGCGGCCCCGACAGATGCCTATACCGGCACGATCCGCAAGCTCGGCGTCGATCTCGGCTTCACCACCAACCAGCGCATGATCTGGGCAGTCGTTGCTCCGACCGCCGGTTATCATCAGGGTTCGCTCGGGGGCCTCTACAAGGGCCTGACAGCCGAAGCCACGGTCGGCGCCGGTGTCGGCACCAACGTGCTGATCGGTGGAACCGCCGGTTCCGTCCAGCTGCAGACCGTCAGCGTGACTGGCCAGCTCGGCCTCAACGTTGCCGCTGCCGGCACGTCGATGACGCTGAACCCGGTCAACTGA
- the eno gene encoding phosphopyruvate hydratase, protein MTAIVDIIGREILDSRGNPTVEVDVILEDGSMGRAAVPSGASTGAHEAVELRDGGERYLGKGVEQAVESVNGEIFDALSGLEAENQIHIDDLMIELDGTPNKSRLGANAILGVSLAVAKAAAEANTLPLYRYVGGVHAHVLPVPMMNIINGGEHADNPIDFQEFMIMPVGAESLRDAVRMGAEVFHTLKKELSANGHNTNVGDEGGFAPNIESAPAALDFIMKSIEKAGYRPGEDMYLALDCASTEFFKDGKYVLEGEGRTLEPEAMADYLAELVSKYPIASIEDGMAEDDWDGWKALTDKVGSKCQLVGDDLFVTNSARLRDGIKMGVANSILVKVNQIGTLTETLNAVSMAHRANYTAVMSHRSGETEDSTIADLAVATNCGQIKTGSLARSDRLAKYNQLIRIEEELGAQAVYAGREILRG, encoded by the coding sequence ATGACCGCCATCGTCGACATCATCGGACGTGAAATTCTCGACAGCCGGGGCAATCCCACAGTCGAGGTGGATGTGATCCTCGAAGATGGTTCGATGGGCCGCGCGGCAGTTCCGTCCGGCGCCTCGACAGGTGCCCATGAGGCTGTCGAACTGCGCGACGGTGGAGAGCGCTACCTTGGCAAGGGCGTCGAGCAGGCCGTCGAATCGGTCAATGGCGAAATCTTCGACGCGCTGTCCGGTCTCGAAGCCGAAAACCAGATCCACATCGACGATTTGATGATTGAGCTTGACGGCACGCCGAACAAGTCGCGTCTCGGCGCCAACGCCATTCTCGGCGTTTCGCTCGCGGTCGCCAAGGCTGCGGCGGAAGCCAACACCTTGCCGCTCTACCGCTATGTCGGCGGCGTGCATGCGCATGTGCTGCCGGTACCGATGATGAACATCATCAATGGCGGCGAGCATGCCGACAACCCGATCGACTTCCAAGAATTCATGATCATGCCCGTCGGCGCTGAATCGCTGCGCGACGCCGTGCGCATGGGCGCCGAAGTTTTCCACACGCTGAAGAAAGAGCTGTCGGCGAACGGTCATAACACCAATGTCGGCGACGAAGGCGGCTTCGCTCCCAACATCGAAAGCGCCCCGGCGGCTCTCGATTTCATCATGAAGTCGATCGAAAAGGCCGGTTATCGCCCCGGCGAGGACATGTATCTCGCCCTCGACTGTGCCTCGACCGAGTTCTTCAAGGACGGGAAATACGTGCTCGAAGGAGAAGGCCGGACACTTGAGCCCGAGGCCATGGCCGATTACCTCGCCGAACTCGTCAGCAAGTATCCGATTGCCTCTATCGAGGACGGCATGGCTGAAGACGATTGGGACGGCTGGAAGGCTCTGACCGACAAGGTCGGCAGCAAGTGCCAGCTCGTTGGAGACGACCTATTCGTCACCAATTCCGCGCGCCTGCGCGACGGCATCAAGATGGGCGTCGCCAACTCGATACTCGTCAAGGTCAATCAGATCGGGACGCTCACGGAGACGCTGAACGCCGTTTCGATGGCGCATCGCGCCAATTACACGGCCGTCATGTCGCACCGCTCCGGCGAGACGGAAGATTCCACGATTGCCGATCTCGCCGTCGCCACCAATTGCGGACAGATCAAGACCGGTTCGCTTGCTCGTTCCGACCGGCTCGCGAAGTACAACCAGCTGATCCGCATCGAGGAAGAGCTCGGCGCCCAAGCCGTCTATGCCGGTCGCGAAATCCTTCGCGGCTGA
- a CDS encoding septum formation initiator family protein: MSTRQKRNSKLSRLVIPAVAISFFAYFGFHAVHGAYGLNAKMHLEHRAMELRAELNEMVAEREALEKRVALLENTTLERDMLDERARDLLNVARPDEIVIYR; the protein is encoded by the coding sequence ATGTCGACACGACAAAAGAGAAATTCGAAGCTTTCGCGGTTGGTCATTCCAGCAGTCGCGATCTCGTTCTTCGCCTATTTCGGCTTTCATGCGGTTCACGGTGCCTATGGCCTCAACGCCAAGATGCACCTGGAGCACCGTGCCATGGAGCTGCGGGCCGAGTTGAACGAGATGGTCGCCGAACGCGAGGCGCTGGAAAAGCGCGTCGCGCTTCTTGAGAACACGACGCTTGAGCGTGACATGCTCGACGAACGCGCGCGAGACCTTCTGAACGTCGCCCGGCCGGACGAAATCGTCATCTACCGCTGA
- a CDS encoding transglycosylase SLT domain-containing protein → MRAMLLIAMLVIAGCASPPSQTNNVCAVFDQRDGFVGNWYRQAKAAERQYGVPVPILMATINTESSFRARARPPRKMVLGFIPGKRASTAYGYSQALDGTWAEYQAKTGRWSARRTNFGDAVTFVAWYHHQSHQRNGIALNDMRNLYLAYYSGHGGYSRGSWRNSSIALRGADRAAQMAQTYANQMRACGRA, encoded by the coding sequence ATGCGTGCCATGCTTCTCATCGCCATGCTGGTTATTGCCGGCTGTGCGAGTCCCCCATCGCAAACGAACAATGTTTGTGCCGTATTCGACCAACGCGACGGATTCGTCGGCAACTGGTATCGACAGGCAAAAGCCGCCGAGCGGCAATATGGTGTTCCCGTCCCAATCCTGATGGCGACCATCAATACCGAATCGAGCTTCAGAGCCCGCGCCCGTCCGCCTAGGAAGATGGTTCTGGGCTTCATTCCCGGAAAGCGGGCCTCTACCGCATATGGCTACTCCCAGGCTCTCGACGGCACCTGGGCCGAGTATCAGGCAAAGACCGGACGTTGGTCTGCACGGCGAACGAATTTCGGCGATGCTGTGACGTTCGTCGCCTGGTACCACCATCAAAGCCATCAGCGGAATGGCATTGCGCTCAACGACATGCGCAACCTTTACCTAGCCTATTACTCAGGTCACGGCGGCTATTCCCGCGGTTCATGGCGCAACAGCTCGATCGCGTTGCGCGGCGCCGACCGTGCTGCACAGATGGCACAAACCTACGCCAACCAGATGCGCGCCTGCGGGCGCGCGTAA
- a CDS encoding cystathionine beta-lyase, with the protein MTTNDKSHGINTRLAHMGNDPKDFFGFVNPPVVRASTVLFPTADRMERRDQQYTYGTKGTPTTDALAAAIDELEGSAGTILVPSGLAAVSIPLLAFLSSGDHVLIVDSVYFPTRHFADSMLKRLGIEVEYYDPALGADIVNVMKPNTKVVLTESPGSNTFEMQDIPAIATAAHAVDAVVMMDNTWATPLFFRPLDFGVDISIHAATKYPSGHSDVLLGTVSANERCWSQLKETQFAMGVCAAPDDCYTILRGLRTMGVRLERHQKSALSLAESLEGKPGVARVLHPALPSFPGHDLWKRDFCGASGLFSIVLDCPDARHHRATAHAFLDALQIFGLGYSWGGYESLAVVANLSDRTVAKAPNEGPVIRLQIGLEDAADLLADIERGLAAAASV; encoded by the coding sequence GTGACAACAAACGACAAAAGCCACGGCATCAACACCCGTCTCGCGCACATGGGCAATGACCCGAAGGACTTCTTCGGTTTCGTCAATCCTCCGGTGGTGCGCGCGTCGACCGTGCTTTTCCCGACGGCCGATCGTATGGAGCGCCGCGACCAGCAATACACCTACGGCACCAAGGGAACGCCGACGACGGATGCACTCGCCGCGGCGATCGATGAGCTCGAAGGGTCTGCCGGTACCATTCTCGTTCCGTCGGGCCTTGCCGCCGTCAGCATTCCGCTCCTCGCCTTTCTCTCGTCGGGCGATCACGTTCTGATCGTCGATTCGGTCTATTTCCCCACCCGGCACTTCGCAGACTCCATGCTCAAGCGGCTCGGCATCGAAGTGGAGTATTACGATCCGGCGCTTGGCGCCGACATCGTGAACGTCATGAAGCCAAATACCAAAGTGGTTCTCACGGAATCCCCTGGCTCGAACACGTTCGAAATGCAGGACATTCCGGCGATCGCCACAGCAGCGCATGCGGTCGACGCTGTCGTCATGATGGACAACACATGGGCCACGCCGCTCTTCTTCCGTCCTCTCGATTTCGGCGTCGACATTTCGATCCACGCCGCGACCAAGTATCCGAGCGGACATTCCGACGTGCTGCTCGGCACCGTTTCCGCCAACGAGCGCTGCTGGTCGCAGTTGAAGGAAACGCAGTTCGCCATGGGCGTTTGCGCCGCGCCGGACGATTGCTACACCATTCTACGCGGGTTGCGCACGATGGGCGTGCGGCTGGAGCGTCACCAGAAATCCGCCCTCTCTCTCGCAGAAAGCCTGGAGGGCAAGCCCGGCGTCGCGCGCGTGCTGCACCCGGCGCTTCCCAGCTTTCCCGGGCACGATCTCTGGAAGCGCGACTTTTGCGGCGCGAGCGGGCTCTTCTCCATCGTGCTCGATTGCCCCGACGCGCGGCACCACAGGGCGACGGCACATGCGTTTCTTGATGCGCTTCAGATCTTTGGTCTCGGCTATTCCTGGGGAGGCTATGAGAGCCTGGCCGTCGTCGCCAATCTTTCAGACCGGACCGTGGCGAAAGCGCCGAATGAAGGTCCCGTCATCCGTCTCCAGATCGGCCTGGAAGACGCTGCAGATCTACTGGCAGATATCGAGCGAGGTCTGGCGGCAGCGGCAAGCGTGTAA
- a CDS encoding amino acid ABC transporter substrate-binding protein, whose amino-acid sequence MTKIILSAVAGAAALTIGAHAASAQTLEAVQEKGYIQCGVSTGLAGFSNTDDAGEWTGLDVDFCRAMAAAVFDDPAAVRFSPLSAVERFTALQSGEIDVLSRNTTWTMSRDTALGLNFVGVTFYDGQGFMVPAELNVDSALQLSGASVCVQSGTTTELNLTDYFSSNNMEYNPVVFEGLEEVNAAYNAGRCDVYTTDSSGLYAIRLTLDNPDDHVVLPELISKEPLGPSVRRGDDQWFGIAKWVYYGLVYAEELGISSENLEEMLASENPDIRRALGGDGTFGADMGLENDWLVKVIRHVGNYGEIFERNVGADSPLQIERGLNALYTDGGMQYGMPIR is encoded by the coding sequence ATGACAAAGATCATTCTGTCGGCCGTGGCTGGTGCTGCCGCCCTGACGATCGGCGCGCATGCGGCTTCGGCACAGACGCTGGAGGCCGTGCAAGAGAAGGGCTATATCCAGTGCGGCGTTTCCACTGGCCTGGCAGGCTTCTCGAACACCGACGATGCTGGCGAATGGACCGGCCTCGACGTCGACTTCTGCCGCGCCATGGCTGCTGCGGTCTTCGACGATCCGGCCGCAGTTCGCTTCTCGCCGCTTTCCGCTGTCGAGCGCTTCACGGCGCTGCAGTCCGGTGAGATCGACGTGCTCTCCCGCAACACGACCTGGACCATGAGCCGCGATACGGCACTCGGCCTGAACTTCGTCGGCGTAACGTTCTATGACGGCCAGGGCTTCATGGTGCCTGCCGAACTCAACGTCGATTCCGCTCTGCAGCTTTCGGGCGCATCGGTCTGCGTTCAGTCCGGCACGACGACCGAGCTCAACCTTACCGACTATTTCAGCTCCAACAACATGGAATACAATCCGGTTGTCTTCGAAGGCCTGGAAGAGGTCAACGCCGCCTACAACGCCGGCCGTTGCGACGTCTACACGACCGACAGCTCGGGCCTCTATGCGATCCGTCTGACGCTGGACAATCCGGACGACCACGTCGTTCTTCCCGAGCTGATCTCCAAAGAGCCTCTCGGGCCTTCCGTTCGTCGTGGCGACGATCAGTGGTTCGGCATCGCCAAGTGGGTTTATTACGGCCTGGTCTACGCTGAAGAACTTGGCATCTCTTCGGAAAATCTCGAGGAAATGCTTGCTTCGGAAAACCCGGACATCCGCCGTGCACTTGGTGGTGACGGCACGTTCGGCGCCGATATGGGCCTCGAGAACGACTGGCTTGTGAAGGTCATCCGTCACGTAGGCAACTATGGCGAGATCTTCGAGCGCAACGTGGGTGCTGACTCGCCGCTTCAGATCGAACGTGGTCTGAACGCGCTCTATACGGATGGTGGCATGCAGTACGGCATGCCGATCCGCTAA